In one window of Streptomyces sp. NBC_00193 DNA:
- a CDS encoding amidohydrolase → MNADLIVRAARIENFDAAPAGPTATVVAVHDGRIVAVGGDHLVRERAGAATRVLDFPGATLVPGLTDSHAHPVWGAIEVGTGLDLGGAGTLDEVCARIAGRLAEQRGPAWVTGFDLDVNVFDGEPTGQPLEHRFPGVPISLMTRDAHSLVISPAAIDRMGLTGAETFDDASRIVVGPDGRPTGFVLELQAMDLVFAHYPDVPLADAVRHVTDRLRTFAATGLTGLHALDFASPSEEVYRAIEREGDLPVRVRCSPLVPADSTREDWEAVVAQQRLAGRRWHVAGAKFMLDGTADNGSAWFEHPDVFGQNRLPLWKDVEGYREAVRFFTEHDVPTATHAIGDQAVRTALDAIEETGHAPSAPHRIEHVESIPDDLLPRFAALGVVAGLQPVHATRMTKADRSDNWSHRIGPERAAHGWRTRDLLDHGAVVALGSDWPIGIGDPRTALSDAQLRRPVEEPATLPVQPGQRISAREAYAGMTRSPAIAAGSAGRLGRIAPGYLADLTVFARNPLDLSPEQQADNPVLATVVDGSVVHHTAQECAS, encoded by the coding sequence ATGAACGCCGACCTCATCGTGCGCGCCGCACGGATCGAGAACTTCGACGCCGCACCCGCCGGGCCCACCGCCACCGTGGTGGCCGTCCACGACGGCAGGATCGTCGCCGTCGGCGGCGACCACCTCGTGCGCGAGCGGGCGGGCGCCGCCACCCGGGTGCTGGACTTCCCCGGAGCCACCCTCGTCCCGGGCCTGACCGATTCCCACGCCCACCCGGTGTGGGGAGCGATCGAGGTCGGCACCGGCCTGGACCTCGGCGGAGCGGGCACCCTCGACGAGGTCTGCGCACGGATCGCCGGCCGTCTCGCGGAGCAGCGCGGGCCCGCCTGGGTGACCGGCTTCGACCTCGACGTCAACGTCTTCGACGGGGAGCCCACCGGGCAGCCGCTGGAGCACCGCTTTCCGGGGGTGCCGATCTCGCTCATGACCCGCGACGCGCACTCCCTCGTGATCAGCCCGGCCGCGATCGACCGGATGGGCCTGACAGGCGCGGAGACCTTCGACGACGCCTCCCGGATCGTCGTCGGTCCGGACGGCCGGCCCACCGGCTTCGTCCTCGAACTCCAGGCCATGGACCTCGTCTTCGCCCACTATCCCGACGTACCGCTCGCCGACGCCGTCCGGCACGTCACCGACCGGCTGCGGACGTTCGCCGCGACCGGCCTCACGGGCCTGCACGCGCTGGACTTCGCCTCGCCCTCGGAGGAGGTCTACCGCGCGATCGAGAGGGAGGGAGACCTGCCCGTACGCGTGCGCTGCTCACCGCTCGTGCCGGCCGACTCCACGCGGGAGGACTGGGAGGCCGTGGTCGCCCAGCAGCGGCTCGCCGGGCGCCGCTGGCACGTCGCGGGCGCCAAGTTCATGCTGGACGGCACCGCCGACAACGGCTCCGCCTGGTTCGAGCACCCCGACGTCTTCGGACAGAACCGGCTGCCGCTGTGGAAGGACGTGGAGGGCTACCGCGAGGCCGTCCGCTTCTTCACCGAGCACGACGTGCCCACCGCCACGCACGCCATCGGCGACCAGGCGGTCCGCACCGCCCTCGACGCGATCGAGGAGACCGGCCACGCCCCGTCCGCCCCCCATCGGATCGAGCACGTCGAGTCGATCCCCGACGATCTGCTGCCCCGCTTCGCGGCCCTCGGCGTCGTCGCGGGTCTCCAGCCCGTCCACGCGACCCGGATGACCAAGGCGGACCGGAGCGACAACTGGTCCCACCGGATCGGTCCGGAGCGCGCCGCCCACGGCTGGCGCACCCGTGACCTGCTGGACCACGGTGCCGTCGTCGCCCTCGGATCCGACTGGCCCATCGGAATCGGCGACCCGCGGACCGCCCTCTCCGACGCCCAGCTGCGACGCCCCGTCGAAGAGCCGGCGACCCTCCCCGTCCAGCCCGGCCAGCGGATCAGCGCCCGGGAGGCCTACGCGGGCATGACCCGCTCCCCCGCCATCGCCGCGGGCTCCGCCGGCCGGCTCGGCCGGATCGCCCCGGGCTACCTGGCCGACCTCACGGTGTTCGCCCGCAACCCTCTCGACCTGAGCCCCGAGCAACAGGCCGACAACCCCGTCCTCGCGACCGTCGTCGACGGTTCCGTCGTCCACCACACCGCCCAGGAATGCGCCTCGTGA
- a CDS encoding C45 family peptidase, which produces MTSAPYPRPEHRLHVSVDAADPRARGRSRGRQLADGLHGALDSYDRLFALAGIRPATVRSDAELTLDAVDAFRPALREQIEGIADGAGVEPWRIAALNARTEILARSHTVPPGECSTIVRRLPRPDGTTAPVGVQTWDWHVELSSSWHTVASAGAAYRYAGITEHGILAKIGVNSAGLALHFNILGHRDDRAGGVPVHVLAAAVLEEAGSSEHAREILLDAPLTSSGSFALFDEDGALLLDLSPVGIFEVPEAAPGTHLRTNHFLTAVPAAHEKSSLYQPDSGERYAFLRDRIAQGPVERAEELVERLITGPGEPPLTCVPDMNAPSGHRWASLATVVLDPATRTARVLDGTPAEHASRPWRILRA; this is translated from the coding sequence GTGACCTCTGCCCCGTACCCCCGCCCCGAACACCGCCTCCACGTGAGCGTCGACGCCGCCGACCCGCGGGCCCGCGGCCGGTCCCGGGGCCGGCAGCTCGCCGACGGCCTGCACGGCGCGCTCGACTCCTACGACCGTCTCTTCGCGCTTGCCGGCATCCGGCCCGCCACGGTCCGCTCCGACGCGGAGCTCACGCTCGACGCCGTCGACGCCTTCCGCCCGGCGCTGCGCGAACAGATCGAAGGCATCGCCGACGGAGCCGGGGTCGAGCCCTGGCGGATCGCCGCTCTCAACGCCCGTACCGAGATCCTCGCCCGCAGCCACACCGTCCCGCCCGGCGAGTGCTCGACCATCGTGCGGCGCCTGCCGAGGCCCGACGGCACCACCGCCCCGGTCGGCGTGCAGACCTGGGACTGGCACGTCGAGCTCAGCTCCTCCTGGCACACGGTCGCCAGCGCCGGCGCCGCGTACCGGTACGCCGGTATCACCGAGCACGGCATCCTCGCCAAGATCGGTGTGAACAGCGCCGGACTCGCCCTGCACTTCAACATCCTCGGACACCGGGACGACCGCGCCGGCGGCGTACCCGTACACGTCCTCGCCGCCGCCGTCCTCGAAGAGGCGGGCAGCAGTGAACACGCCCGGGAGATCCTCCTCGACGCCCCGCTCACCTCGTCCGGATCCTTCGCCCTCTTCGACGAGGACGGCGCCCTGCTCCTCGACCTCAGCCCGGTGGGAATCTTCGAGGTTCCCGAAGCCGCCCCGGGAACACACCTGCGCACCAACCACTTCCTCACCGCCGTCCCCGCCGCGCACGAGAAGAGCTCGCTCTACCAGCCCGACTCCGGTGAGCGCTATGCGTTCCTCCGTGACCGGATCGCGCAGGGCCCCGTGGAGCGGGCCGAGGAACTGGTCGAGCGCCTGATCACCGGTCCGGGGGAACCACCGCTGACCTGCGTCCCCGACATGAACGCCCCGTCGGGGCACCGTTGGGCAAGTCTGGCCACCGTCGTCCTCGACCCCGCCACCCGCACGGCTCGCGTACTCGACGGCACTCCCGCCGAACACGCGAGCCGCCCGTGGCGCATCCTGCGGGCCTGA
- a CDS encoding winged helix-turn-helix domain-containing protein: MLRIHFTAEDLARTRVAATIGAAAETMYSLRLLRDCAAKALPFRPWQKAVRGRLGAQTRPVTSLLAVDGPDIDLTVLMGDTPSLEEGIDNLLRASPASMRTELEHIAFHPSQLSWARDLAAGDLEARKEFAAGLAACNEVLVAPYWNGARSHVEGVRATFARTLLDGGIERLLEGMCVPLVRWRSPVLEVRYHRDVDVHLGGRGLVIAPTVFLWRDPALLWDSQDETSAPTLAIPTVGDAEAGTALWGAAQAAEQSLGALLGRTRAAALQVATEGCSTSELARRLNVSLAAASEHATVLRNAHLITTSRRGRSVVHTVTPLGAELLGNHG, from the coding sequence GTGCTACGCATTCACTTCACCGCCGAGGACCTGGCCCGGACCCGGGTGGCCGCGACGATCGGGGCGGCCGCGGAAACGATGTACAGCCTGAGGCTGCTGCGCGACTGCGCCGCCAAGGCCCTGCCCTTCCGCCCCTGGCAGAAGGCGGTCCGCGGGCGGCTGGGCGCGCAGACCCGCCCGGTGACGAGCCTGCTGGCCGTGGACGGCCCGGACATCGACCTGACGGTCCTGATGGGTGACACGCCGTCCTTGGAGGAGGGAATCGACAATCTCCTCCGGGCATCGCCGGCCAGCATGCGGACCGAGCTCGAACACATCGCCTTCCACCCCTCGCAGTTGTCGTGGGCCCGGGACCTGGCGGCCGGTGACCTCGAAGCCCGCAAGGAGTTCGCCGCGGGGCTCGCCGCCTGCAACGAGGTGCTCGTAGCTCCGTATTGGAACGGGGCGCGATCCCATGTGGAGGGCGTACGGGCGACCTTCGCACGGACGCTGCTCGACGGCGGGATCGAACGCCTGCTGGAGGGGATGTGCGTGCCGCTGGTGCGGTGGCGGTCACCGGTACTGGAGGTGCGGTACCACCGGGACGTCGACGTCCACCTCGGGGGGCGCGGTCTCGTCATCGCGCCGACGGTCTTCCTGTGGCGGGACCCGGCACTGCTGTGGGACTCGCAGGACGAGACCTCGGCGCCCACCCTCGCCATTCCGACCGTCGGTGACGCAGAGGCGGGCACGGCGCTGTGGGGTGCGGCGCAGGCCGCGGAGCAGTCCCTGGGCGCCTTGCTGGGGCGCACTCGGGCCGCGGCACTGCAAGTGGCCACCGAGGGGTGCAGCACCAGCGAGCTCGCGCGGCGGCTGAACGTGTCCCTCGCGGCGGCCAGCGAGCATGCGACGGTGCTGCGCAACGCCCATCTGATCACCACGAGCCGACGCGGCAGATCCGTGGTGCACACCGTCACCCCGCTGGGCGCCGAACTCCTCGGAAACCACGGCTGA